Proteins from one Embleya scabrispora genomic window:
- the obgE gene encoding GTPase ObgE — MTTFVDRVVLHVAAGNGGHGVASVHREKFKPLGGPDGGNGGRGGDVTLVVDANTTTLLEYHHHPHRKATNGKPGAGANRTGPNGSDVILPVPDGTVVKRLLPNGDEEFVEDLVGNGASYVIAQGGRGGLGNAALASPRRKAPGFALLGEPGEAGDFVLELKTVADVALVGFPSAGKSSLIATLSAARPKIADYPFTTLVPNLGVVTAGDIVYTVADVPGLIPGASEGKGLGLEFLRHVERCKALVHVLDCATLEPGRDPITDLDTIEAELAAYGGLEDRPRMVALNKVDVPDGSDLAEMVTAELEARGLKVFPVSAVSRAGLRELSFAMAAQVQGARDAAPAPEATRIVLRPTAVDDSGFTVTRRDEAFIVRGAKPERWVRQTDFSNDEAVGYLADRLARLGVEEALWSAGAVPGAEVVIGDDVTGVVFDWEPTVAAGAEMLGRRGEDHRLQTHRPAVDRRREREAIETQYEEFDPFSDDS, encoded by the coding sequence GTGACGACCTTCGTCGACCGCGTCGTGCTGCACGTCGCGGCGGGTAACGGGGGCCACGGCGTGGCCTCGGTGCACCGCGAGAAGTTCAAGCCGCTCGGCGGCCCCGACGGGGGCAACGGCGGTCGCGGCGGCGACGTCACGCTGGTCGTCGACGCCAACACCACCACGCTGCTCGAATACCACCACCACCCGCACCGCAAGGCCACCAACGGCAAGCCCGGCGCCGGCGCCAACCGCACCGGTCCCAACGGCAGCGACGTGATCCTGCCCGTGCCGGACGGCACCGTGGTCAAGCGGCTGCTTCCCAACGGCGACGAGGAATTCGTCGAGGACCTGGTCGGCAACGGCGCGAGCTACGTGATCGCCCAGGGCGGTCGCGGCGGCCTCGGCAATGCCGCGCTGGCCTCCCCGCGCCGCAAGGCCCCCGGCTTCGCGCTGCTCGGCGAACCCGGCGAGGCCGGCGACTTCGTCCTGGAGTTGAAGACCGTCGCCGACGTCGCGCTGGTGGGCTTCCCCAGTGCCGGCAAGTCGTCGCTGATCGCCACGCTCAGCGCGGCGCGGCCGAAGATCGCCGACTACCCGTTCACCACCCTGGTGCCGAACCTGGGCGTGGTCACCGCCGGCGACATCGTCTACACCGTCGCCGACGTACCCGGACTGATCCCCGGCGCGAGCGAGGGCAAGGGCCTGGGCCTGGAGTTCCTGCGGCACGTGGAGCGCTGCAAGGCGCTGGTCCACGTCCTCGACTGCGCGACGCTGGAGCCCGGCCGCGACCCGATCACCGACCTGGACACCATCGAGGCCGAACTCGCCGCCTACGGCGGCCTGGAGGACCGGCCTCGGATGGTCGCGCTGAACAAGGTGGACGTGCCCGACGGCAGCGATCTGGCGGAGATGGTCACGGCCGAGTTGGAGGCCCGCGGACTGAAGGTGTTCCCGGTCTCCGCGGTCAGCCGCGCGGGGCTGCGCGAGTTGTCCTTCGCGATGGCCGCCCAGGTACAGGGCGCCCGCGACGCGGCGCCCGCGCCGGAGGCCACCCGCATCGTGCTGCGCCCGACCGCGGTGGACGACAGCGGCTTCACCGTCACCCGGCGCGACGAGGCGTTCATCGTGCGCGGCGCCAAGCCCGAACGGTGGGTGCGCCAGACCGACTTCAGCAACGACGAGGCGGTGGGCTACCTGGCCGACCGGCTCGCCCGACTCGGGGTCGAGGAGGCCCTGTGGTCGGCGGGGGCCGTCCCCGGTGCCGAGGTGGTCATCGGCGACGACGTCACCGGTGTGGTCTTCGACTGGGAGCCGACCGTCGCGGCGGGCGCCGAGATGCTGGGTCGACGCGGCGAGGACCACCGCCTGCAGACGCACCGCCCGGCGGTCGACCGGCGCCGCGAGCGCGAGGCGATCGAGACGCAGTACGAGGAGTTCGACCCGTTCTCGGACGACTCCTGA
- a CDS encoding fatty acyl-CoA synthetase — MTAVQARRHGIADLLTRTAARLPDRLAVVDGELRQTFAELDDTVSRAAGALAARGIGKGDRVVLLARNSHGFVVAYFALARLGAISVPVNFMLTAPEVGYVLEHAGAIAVLAGPELTATADAALAGREALRVVLGPAAPGWEPFAELIAEGGPVPDVPLLDDDPVQIMYTSGTESRPKGAVMTSRNLIAQYATAIIDGGMAADDVEIHALPLYHCAQLHCFLTPDVYLGATSIILPAPDPATLLATIERERVTKLFCPPTVWIALLRHPDFDTRDLSGLRKGYYGAAAMPVEVLGELRRRLPRLRLYNFYGQTEMSPVATILGPDDQERKAGSAGRAGLNVQTAVVDDEDRPVPPGEVGEIVHRGPHTMLGYWNDPDRTAEAFRNGWFHSGDLGVLDAEGYLTVVDRKKDMVKTGGENVAGREVEEAIHAHPAVAEAAVFGVPHPYWIEAVTAVVVPRPGERITEEEVIEHCKARLAGFKVPKYVVIAESLPKNPSGKILKRQLRDQHAKLAAE; from the coding sequence GTGACCGCTGTCCAGGCCCGCCGGCACGGCATCGCCGACCTGCTCACGCGTACCGCCGCCCGGCTGCCGGACCGGCTCGCCGTGGTGGACGGCGAGCTGCGGCAGACCTTCGCCGAGCTCGACGACACGGTCTCGCGCGCCGCCGGGGCACTGGCCGCGCGCGGCATCGGCAAGGGTGACCGGGTGGTGCTGCTCGCCCGCAACTCGCACGGCTTCGTGGTGGCCTACTTCGCGCTGGCCCGGCTCGGGGCGATCTCGGTCCCGGTGAACTTCATGCTCACCGCGCCCGAGGTCGGCTACGTCCTGGAGCACGCGGGCGCGATCGCCGTGCTGGCCGGGCCCGAGCTGACCGCCACCGCCGACGCCGCCCTGGCCGGCCGCGAGGCGCTGCGCGTGGTGCTCGGCCCGGCGGCTCCGGGGTGGGAGCCGTTCGCCGAGCTGATCGCCGAGGGCGGCCCGGTGCCGGATGTGCCGCTCCTCGACGACGACCCGGTACAGATCATGTACACCTCGGGCACCGAGTCCCGCCCCAAGGGCGCGGTGATGACCAGCCGCAATCTGATCGCCCAGTACGCGACCGCGATCATCGACGGCGGGATGGCCGCCGACGACGTGGAGATCCACGCCCTGCCGCTCTACCACTGCGCGCAGTTGCACTGCTTCCTCACCCCGGACGTCTACCTCGGCGCGACGTCGATCATCCTGCCCGCGCCGGACCCGGCCACGCTGCTCGCCACCATCGAACGCGAGCGGGTGACCAAGCTGTTCTGCCCTCCGACGGTGTGGATCGCGCTGCTTCGCCACCCCGACTTCGACACCCGGGACCTGTCCGGGCTGCGCAAGGGCTACTACGGCGCGGCGGCGATGCCGGTCGAGGTGCTGGGCGAACTGCGGCGCCGGTTGCCGCGGTTGCGGCTGTACAACTTCTACGGCCAGACCGAGATGTCGCCGGTGGCCACCATCCTGGGCCCGGACGACCAGGAGCGGAAGGCGGGTTCGGCGGGACGCGCGGGGCTCAACGTGCAAACCGCCGTGGTCGACGACGAGGATCGCCCGGTGCCGCCCGGCGAGGTGGGCGAGATCGTGCACCGCGGCCCACACACGATGCTCGGCTACTGGAACGACCCGGACCGCACCGCCGAGGCCTTCCGCAACGGCTGGTTCCACAGCGGCGACCTCGGCGTACTGGACGCGGAGGGCTACCTCACCGTGGTCGACCGCAAAAAGGACATGGTCAAGACCGGCGGCGAAAACGTGGCCGGCCGAGAGGTGGAGGAAGCCATCCACGCCCACCCGGCGGTGGCCGAGGCGGCGGTATTCGGCGTCCCCCACCCGTACTGGATCGAGGCGGTCACGGCGGTGGTCGTCCCCCGCCCGGGCGAGCGGATCACAGAGGAGGAGGTGATCGAACACTGCAAAGCCCGCCTGGCCGGCTTCAAGGTCCCCAAGTATGTGGTGATCGCCGAATCCCTCCCGAAAAACCCCAGCGGCAAAATCCTCAAACGCCAACTCCGAGACCAACACGCGAAGTTGGCTGCGGAATAG
- a CDS encoding Rne/Rng family ribonuclease — MLDTEPNDTPETSGTSGVVNPGTDNDNSTKDDTATTSAPRRRRRAASRPAGPPSVPSPEAAPVPAAATPEAPAPAGGADEEEPEVDETAPVDAAPEPEPEPEPEAPRRTRRTRKRVTAPVTDTAAIAAAPTEAVEAAPAEVAAEAGAPAEEEAPRRVRRTRKRAAVAPEAAPEEVAPEPVAETAQAAQVSQAAEPAQPSQAEAPQAEAEEAPRRTRRTRKRAVPAVEEAEATPVAEVEPVVEPEAAAEPAAPSSRRKTPPPVFQPLFQAPQAAVFAAPQRAAEPVAAPAEDTVEAEPGTTPEEPRGRRRRRRALPVDEVHGAAEAEPQDSRYQDEQERHAARPIASAEPVESTEEPEGAEAHDAHEDETDGDRPTRRRRRGGRRRRGRGDDGAEDHGSDEDDEQRIEGVGDGPDEDADPDDPSDAGATTSSRRRRRRRRRDGAADEPAGEPQDDPERTVVKVREPRKRDVLADSPTDEVQGVKGSTRLEAKKQRRREGRAQGRRRVPIITESEFLARREAVERVMVVRQNGDRTQIGVLEDDVLVEHYVSRSQDTQAAYVGNVYLGKVQNVLPSMEAAFVDIGKGRNAVLYAGEVNFEAAGFSGPRRIEAVLKPGQSVLVQVTKDPIGHKGARLTSQVSLPGRYLVYVPEGTMTGISRKLPDTERARLKTILKKIVPENAGVIVRTAAEGATEEDLTRDVTRLQAQWEDIKKKSKMITTSSPSLLYGEPDMTVRVIRDIFNEDFSKLIVSGDEAWGVIHEYVGHVAPDLAPRLSRWTSEVDVFATYRIDEQLMKALDRKVWLPSGGSLVIDRTEAMVVVDVNTGKFTGQGGNLEETVTRNNLEAAEEIVRQLRLRDLGGIIVVDFIDMVLEANRDLVLRRLMECLGRDRTKHQVAEVTSLGLVQMTRKRVGQGLLEAFSENCERCNGRGVIVHMDAPESKGHGNGGHTHGGNGGNGAASGGGRRKRNKGNADRNGSGPITEIVETDESVERDVPEFDEVVEVVEVPALAETFEDVEVVEVAEPVEVVEAEIVPEPVAPVEVAEVPVAEAPEPAVTEGVDVPDAAAEQADEAEEAPAPAKRVRKAAAKKTAAKKTAAKTTAAKKTAAKAPRKSAKKVAAEAEATEQPTESTAPEAAPEAAPAAPAKARKATKRAAKTAPAEPATEAPAEAEPAKPAKAAAKPRKTSRRATRPAGPPEGAVDGAEPVPAASGS, encoded by the coding sequence ATGCTCGACACCGAGCCCAACGACACGCCTGAGACATCAGGTACTTCCGGGGTGGTAAACCCCGGTACCGACAACGACAACAGTACGAAGGACGACACGGCCACGACGTCGGCACCCCGCCGCCGTCGGCGCGCCGCCAGCCGTCCGGCCGGACCGCCGAGCGTGCCCTCTCCCGAGGCCGCGCCGGTTCCGGCCGCCGCAACGCCCGAGGCGCCCGCGCCCGCCGGTGGGGCCGACGAGGAGGAGCCGGAGGTCGACGAGACCGCACCGGTCGACGCCGCGCCGGAACCCGAGCCGGAGCCGGAGCCCGAGGCGCCGCGGCGGACGCGGCGTACCCGCAAGCGGGTGACCGCGCCGGTGACCGACACGGCCGCGATCGCGGCCGCGCCGACGGAGGCGGTCGAGGCCGCGCCGGCGGAGGTCGCCGCCGAGGCCGGCGCGCCGGCCGAGGAGGAGGCGCCGCGTCGGGTCCGGCGGACCCGCAAGCGGGCCGCCGTCGCGCCCGAGGCGGCCCCGGAGGAGGTCGCGCCCGAGCCGGTCGCCGAGACCGCGCAGGCCGCGCAGGTCTCTCAGGCGGCTGAACCCGCGCAGCCCTCGCAGGCCGAGGCTCCGCAGGCCGAGGCCGAGGAGGCGCCGCGGCGGACCCGGCGTACCCGCAAGCGTGCGGTGCCGGCCGTCGAGGAGGCCGAGGCGACGCCCGTCGCCGAGGTCGAGCCGGTGGTCGAGCCCGAGGCGGCTGCCGAGCCGGCGGCCCCGTCGTCCCGGCGCAAGACGCCGCCGCCGGTCTTCCAGCCGCTGTTCCAGGCCCCGCAGGCCGCGGTCTTCGCGGCGCCGCAGCGTGCCGCCGAACCGGTCGCCGCGCCGGCCGAGGACACCGTCGAGGCCGAGCCGGGGACCACGCCCGAGGAGCCGCGCGGTCGGCGTCGCCGGCGTCGCGCGCTGCCGGTGGACGAGGTGCACGGCGCGGCCGAGGCCGAGCCGCAGGACTCGCGCTACCAGGACGAGCAGGAGCGGCACGCGGCTCGCCCGATCGCCTCGGCCGAGCCGGTCGAGTCGACCGAGGAGCCCGAGGGCGCCGAGGCACACGACGCGCACGAGGACGAGACCGACGGCGACCGCCCGACCCGTCGGCGCCGGCGCGGTGGCCGACGCCGCCGCGGTCGCGGTGACGACGGCGCCGAGGACCACGGTTCCGACGAGGACGACGAGCAGCGGATCGAGGGGGTCGGCGACGGCCCCGACGAGGACGCGGACCCCGACGATCCGAGCGACGCGGGCGCGACCACCAGCAGCCGCCGTCGCCGTCGGCGCCGCCGTCGCGACGGGGCCGCCGACGAGCCCGCCGGCGAGCCGCAGGACGATCCCGAGCGCACCGTGGTCAAGGTCCGCGAGCCGCGCAAGCGCGACGTGCTCGCCGACAGCCCCACCGACGAGGTGCAGGGCGTCAAGGGCTCGACCCGGCTGGAGGCCAAGAAGCAGCGCCGCCGCGAGGGGCGCGCGCAGGGCCGCCGCCGGGTGCCGATCATCACCGAATCGGAGTTCCTGGCCCGCCGCGAGGCGGTCGAGCGGGTCATGGTCGTGCGCCAGAACGGCGACCGCACCCAGATCGGCGTGCTCGAGGACGACGTGCTCGTCGAGCACTACGTGAGCCGCAGCCAGGACACCCAGGCCGCCTACGTCGGCAACGTCTACCTGGGCAAGGTCCAGAACGTGCTGCCGTCGATGGAGGCCGCGTTCGTCGACATCGGCAAGGGCCGCAACGCGGTGCTGTACGCCGGTGAGGTCAACTTCGAGGCGGCGGGCTTCAGCGGTCCGCGCCGGATCGAGGCCGTGCTCAAGCCCGGCCAGTCGGTCCTGGTCCAGGTCACCAAGGACCCGATCGGCCACAAGGGCGCCCGGCTGACCAGCCAGGTCTCGCTGCCCGGTCGCTACCTGGTGTACGTGCCCGAGGGCACCATGACCGGGATCAGCCGCAAGCTCCCGGACACCGAGCGGGCTCGGCTGAAGACCATCCTCAAGAAGATCGTGCCGGAGAATGCGGGCGTCATCGTGCGCACCGCCGCCGAGGGCGCGACCGAGGAGGACCTGACCCGCGACGTGACGCGGCTCCAGGCCCAGTGGGAGGACATCAAGAAGAAGTCCAAGATGATCACGACCAGTTCGCCCTCGCTGCTGTACGGCGAGCCGGACATGACGGTCCGGGTCATCCGCGACATCTTCAACGAGGACTTCTCCAAGCTGATCGTCTCGGGCGACGAGGCGTGGGGCGTCATCCACGAGTACGTCGGCCACGTGGCCCCCGACCTGGCCCCGCGCCTGTCGCGGTGGACCAGCGAGGTGGACGTCTTCGCGACGTACCGCATCGACGAGCAGCTGATGAAGGCGCTGGACCGCAAGGTCTGGCTGCCCAGCGGCGGCTCGCTGGTGATCGACCGCACCGAGGCGATGGTCGTGGTCGACGTCAACACCGGGAAGTTCACCGGTCAGGGCGGCAACCTCGAGGAGACCGTCACCCGCAACAACCTGGAGGCGGCCGAGGAGATCGTCCGCCAGCTCCGGCTGCGCGACCTCGGCGGGATCATCGTCGTCGACTTCATCGACATGGTCCTGGAGGCCAACCGCGATCTGGTCCTGCGCCGGCTGATGGAGTGCCTGGGCCGGGACCGGACCAAGCACCAGGTCGCCGAGGTGACCTCGCTCGGCCTGGTCCAGATGACCCGCAAGCGGGTCGGCCAGGGTCTGCTCGAAGCCTTCTCGGAGAACTGCGAGCGGTGCAACGGGCGCGGCGTGATCGTGCACATGGACGCGCCGGAGAGCAAGGGCCACGGCAACGGCGGACACACCCACGGTGGCAACGGCGGCAACGGTGCGGCGAGCGGCGGTGGGCGGCGCAAGCGCAACAAGGGCAACGCCGACCGCAACGGCAGCGGGCCGATCACCGAGATCGTCGAGACCGACGAGTCGGTCGAGCGGGACGTGCCGGAGTTCGACGAGGTCGTCGAGGTCGTCGAGGTGCCCGCGCTCGCCGAGACGTTCGAGGACGTCGAGGTCGTCGAGGTCGCGGAGCCGGTCGAGGTCGTCGAGGCGGAGATCGTGCCGGAGCCGGTGGCGCCGGTCGAGGTCGCCGAGGTGCCGGTGGCGGAGGCCCCCGAGCCCGCGGTGACCGAGGGCGTGGACGTACCGGACGCGGCGGCCGAGCAGGCCGACGAGGCCGAGGAGGCCCCCGCGCCGGCCAAGCGGGTGCGCAAGGCCGCCGCCAAGAAGACGGCCGCCAAGAAGACCGCGGCCAAGACCACGGCAGCGAAGAAGACCGCCGCCAAGGCGCCCCGGAAGTCGGCCAAGAAGGTCGCCGCCGAGGCCGAGGCGACGGAGCAGCCGACCGAGTCGACCGCACCCGAGGCGGCGCCCGAAGCCGCCCCGGCGGCGCCCGCCAAGGCGCGCAAGGCGACCAAGCGGGCCGCGAAGACCGCCCCCGCCGAGCCGGCGACCGAGGCTCCGGCCGAGGCCGAGCCCGCCAAGCCGGCCAAGGCCGCCGCCAAGCCGCGCAAGACCTCGCGGCGGGCGACCCGGCCCGCCGGTCCGCCGGAGGGTGCCGTGGACGGCGCCGAGCCGGTGCCGGCGGCGAGCGGAAGCTGA
- a CDS encoding glutamate-5-semialdehyde dehydrogenase, producing the protein MTSSAASAVLDTARRAREAAAVLAPLTRRVKDDALLALADALVARSAEIVAANAEDVERARANGTGEAMIDRLTLTDERIAAIASDVRDVVGLPDPVGEVLRGSTLPNGLELRQVRVPLGVVGIIYEARPNVTVDGAALCLKSGNAVLLRGSSSAYRSNTAIVAVMRDAVVAAGLPADAIQLVPGETHDSVKELMTARGLVDVLIPRGGASLIRTVVEGSTVPVIETGVGNCHVYVDTQTDLGMAVNILVNSKAHRVSVCNSAETLLVHRDVADAFVPLALAALKDAGVTVHGDAAVQAYSADVVPATDADWDTEYLSYDIAAAVVPSLHDAVAHIRRHSSGHTEAIVTTSQAAAREFVALVDSTAVMVNASTRFTDGGQFGFGAEIGISTQKLHARGPMGLPELTSTKYVVTGDGHVRS; encoded by the coding sequence ATGACCAGCAGCGCAGCGTCCGCAGTCCTCGACACCGCCCGTCGCGCCCGGGAGGCCGCCGCCGTCCTCGCGCCACTGACCCGGCGGGTCAAGGACGACGCGCTGCTCGCGCTCGCCGACGCGCTCGTGGCCCGCTCGGCGGAGATCGTCGCGGCCAACGCGGAGGATGTGGAGCGGGCCCGGGCCAACGGCACCGGCGAGGCGATGATCGACCGGCTCACCCTGACCGACGAGCGCATCGCCGCCATCGCCTCCGACGTGCGCGACGTGGTCGGCCTGCCCGACCCGGTCGGCGAGGTGCTGCGCGGCTCGACCCTGCCCAACGGCCTGGAACTGCGCCAGGTGCGGGTGCCGCTCGGCGTGGTCGGGATCATCTACGAGGCCCGCCCCAACGTCACCGTCGACGGCGCCGCGCTGTGCCTGAAGTCGGGCAACGCGGTGCTGCTGCGCGGCTCCTCGTCCGCCTACCGCTCGAACACCGCCATCGTCGCGGTGATGCGCGACGCGGTCGTCGCGGCCGGCCTGCCCGCCGACGCGATCCAGTTGGTGCCGGGCGAGACGCACGACTCGGTGAAGGAGCTGATGACCGCGCGCGGCCTGGTCGACGTCCTGATCCCGCGCGGCGGGGCGAGCCTGATCCGCACCGTGGTCGAGGGCTCGACCGTGCCGGTGATCGAGACCGGCGTGGGCAACTGCCACGTCTACGTCGACACGCAGACCGACCTGGGGATGGCGGTGAACATCCTGGTCAACTCCAAGGCGCACCGGGTCAGCGTGTGCAACTCGGCGGAGACGCTGCTGGTGCACCGCGACGTGGCCGACGCCTTCGTACCGCTCGCGCTCGCGGCCCTGAAGGACGCGGGCGTGACCGTGCACGGCGACGCCGCCGTACAGGCCTACTCGGCCGACGTGGTGCCCGCCACCGACGCCGACTGGGACACCGAATACCTGTCCTACGACATCGCCGCCGCCGTGGTGCCCTCGCTGCACGACGCGGTCGCGCACATCCGCCGGCACTCCTCCGGCCACACGGAGGCGATCGTCACCACCTCGCAGGCCGCGGCCCGCGAGTTCGTGGCCCTGGTCGACTCCACCGCCGTGATGGTCAACGCCTCGACCCGGTTCACCGACGGCGGCCAGTTCGGCTTCGGCGCCGAGATCGGCATCTCCACGCAGAAGCTGCACGCGCGCGGCCCGATGGGGCTGCCCGAGCTGACCAGCACGAAGTACGTGGTCACCGGCGACGGCCACGTGCGCTCCTGA
- the proB gene encoding glutamate 5-kinase — MTSARRIVVKVGSSSLTTAQGGLDPDRVDVLVDVIAAKRAEGVEVVLVSSGAIAAGLAPLGLARRPRDLATQQAAASVGQGLLVARYTASFARYGLRVGQVLLTVDDVTRRAHYRNAYNTLDKLLAMGAVPVVNENDTVATEEIRFGDNDRLAALVAHVVHADLLVLLSDVDGLYDGDPAKPTSSRVPFVTGPADLEGIEIGKAGKSGVGTGGMVTKVEAAGIATSAGIPVVLTATRFASDALAGKDTGTLFHRTGVRTADRLLWLAHASTARGRLALDPGAVRAVVERRSSLLPAGITGVQGGFVAGDPVDLVDENGHIVARGLVNFDAKELPGLLGRSTRELARELGPAYEREVVHRDDLVLLRR; from the coding sequence GTGACCTCCGCGCGCCGCATCGTGGTCAAGGTCGGTTCGTCCTCGTTGACGACCGCGCAGGGTGGCCTGGACCCGGATCGGGTCGACGTCCTGGTGGACGTGATAGCGGCCAAGCGGGCCGAGGGGGTCGAGGTCGTCCTGGTCTCCTCCGGTGCGATCGCCGCCGGCCTCGCGCCGCTGGGCCTGGCCCGCCGACCACGCGACCTCGCCACCCAGCAGGCCGCCGCGAGCGTGGGTCAGGGGCTGCTCGTGGCCCGCTACACCGCCTCGTTCGCCCGCTACGGCCTGCGGGTGGGCCAGGTGCTGCTCACGGTCGACGACGTCACCCGCCGCGCGCATTACCGCAACGCCTACAACACGCTGGACAAGCTGCTGGCGATGGGCGCGGTGCCGGTGGTCAACGAGAACGACACGGTGGCCACGGAGGAGATCCGCTTCGGCGACAACGACCGGCTGGCGGCCCTGGTCGCGCACGTCGTGCACGCCGATCTGCTGGTCCTGCTGTCCGACGTGGACGGGCTGTACGACGGCGATCCGGCGAAGCCGACGTCGTCGCGGGTTCCGTTCGTGACCGGTCCGGCCGATCTCGAAGGCATCGAGATCGGCAAGGCCGGCAAGTCCGGGGTCGGCACCGGCGGGATGGTCACCAAGGTCGAGGCGGCGGGCATCGCCACCTCGGCGGGCATTCCCGTGGTGCTCACCGCGACCCGCTTCGCGTCCGACGCACTGGCCGGCAAGGACACCGGAACTCTGTTCCACCGCACCGGAGTTCGCACCGCCGACCGGCTCCTGTGGTTGGCCCACGCGAGCACCGCGCGCGGTCGGCTCGCGCTCGATCCCGGCGCCGTGCGGGCCGTGGTGGAGCGGCGCAGTTCGCTGCTGCCGGCCGGAATCACCGGCGTCCAGGGCGGTTTCGTCGCCGGCGATCCGGTGGACCTGGTTGACGAAAACGGTCACATCGTGGCCCGCGGACTGGTCAACTTTGATGCGAAGGAACTGCCGGGCCTGCTCGGGCGATCCACCCGGGAATTGGCCCGGGAGCTGGGTCCGGCCTACGAGCGCGAGGTCGTCCACCGCGACGACCTGGTGCTGCTGCGCCGCTGA
- the rpmA gene encoding 50S ribosomal protein L27, translating into MAHKKGASSTRNGRDSNAQRLGVKRFGGQVVNAGEIIVRQRGTHFHPGTNVGRGGDDTLFALSAGAVQFGTARGRRVVNIVPAE; encoded by the coding sequence ATGGCACACAAGAAGGGTGCATCTTCCACCCGGAACGGCCGTGACTCGAACGCGCAGCGCCTCGGCGTCAAGCGCTTCGGCGGCCAGGTCGTCAACGCCGGCGAGATCATCGTCCGCCAGCGCGGTACGCACTTCCACCCCGGCACCAACGTCGGTCGCGGCGGCGACGACACGCTGTTCGCGCTGTCGGCCGGCGCCGTGCAGTTCGGCACCGCGCGCGGTCGCCGCGTGGTGAACATCGTCCCGGCGGAATAA
- the rplU gene encoding 50S ribosomal protein L21 yields MYAIVRAGGRQHKVAIGDVVQVDRIRGAAGTAVELQAILVVDGEAVTSDPWVLAGVKVTAEVVDHTKGKKIDILKYKNKTGYRKRMGHRQQHTQLKITGINSGK; encoded by the coding sequence GTGTACGCGATCGTTCGCGCCGGTGGCAGGCAGCACAAGGTTGCCATCGGTGACGTCGTCCAGGTCGACCGCATTCGCGGTGCGGCGGGCACGGCAGTTGAGCTCCAGGCCATTCTCGTCGTAGACGGTGAAGCCGTGACGAGTGACCCGTGGGTCCTCGCGGGTGTGAAGGTGACGGCCGAGGTCGTCGACCACACCAAGGGCAAGAAGATCGACATTCTGAAGTACAAGAACAAGACCGGTTACCGCAAGCGCATGGGTCACCGCCAGCAGCACACCCAGCTGAAGATCACCGGCATCAACTCCGGGAAGTAG
- a CDS encoding TIGR03936 family radical SAM-associated protein gives MARRTPEGPPPAPTVQRLRLRYTKRGRLRFTSHRDFQRAFERALRRAEVPMAYSAGFTPHPKVSYAGAAPTGVASEAEYLEIGVATHCDPARLRDLLDASLPSGLDIVEIVEAQGGNLPERLEASVWELALDGVAPEEAERAVTAFLAAETVEVQRMSKNGMRTFDAREAVIALTVTTPDGNDAGHQGVDAGSAAPCAILRLVVRHTTPAVRPDDVLSGLRTVAELVTPTAAAVTRLAQGPLDAATVSVTDPLAPDRATSAVEHTSQGGEELRTGPQGGAEPVVEASNR, from the coding sequence CTGGCACGACGTACGCCCGAGGGACCGCCGCCCGCGCCGACGGTCCAGCGACTGCGCCTCCGGTACACCAAGCGCGGCCGCCTCCGGTTCACCAGCCACCGGGACTTCCAGCGCGCGTTCGAGCGGGCCCTGCGTCGGGCGGAAGTGCCGATGGCCTACTCCGCCGGTTTCACCCCCCACCCCAAGGTGTCCTACGCGGGAGCGGCGCCCACCGGCGTCGCCAGCGAGGCCGAATACCTCGAGATCGGCGTGGCCACACACTGTGACCCCGCCCGCCTTCGGGATCTGCTGGACGCGTCGCTGCCGAGCGGTCTCGACATCGTCGAGATCGTCGAGGCACAGGGCGGCAACCTCCCCGAGCGCCTGGAGGCGTCGGTCTGGGAGCTGGCCCTGGACGGGGTCGCTCCCGAGGAGGCCGAGCGCGCGGTCACCGCGTTCCTGGCCGCCGAGACCGTCGAGGTCCAGCGGATGAGCAAGAACGGGATGCGCACATTCGACGCCCGCGAGGCGGTGATCGCGCTGACCGTCACCACCCCCGACGGGAACGACGCAGGTCACCAGGGTGTCGATGCGGGTAGTGCCGCACCCTGTGCGATACTGCGACTGGTTGTCCGGCACACCACACCCGCCGTTCGACCCGACGACGTTCTGTCCGGTCTTCGCACGGTCGCCGAACTTGTGACGCCCACCGCCGCCGCGGTCACCCGCCTGGCGCAGGGGCCGCTCGATGCCGCGACCGTTTCGGTGACCGACCCGCTCGCGCCCGACCGCGCGACATCGGCGGTGGAGCACACCTCGCAGGGGGGCGAGGAACTCCGAACCGGCCCGCAGGGCGGTGCAGAACCCGTCGTCGAAGCCTCGAATCGGTGA